The region GAAGAGAGAGATCAGAGTAGAAATGagacttaaatttttaaacagtGATGAGTTTTCATTATTTACTTGATAAAAGACACATTTAGGATTTCCGATGCTATTGAGTTTACAAAAGTCCTGTCTAAATATGTAAGGGCTTGAGAGTGTTATACTGCATACCATCTGCACAAAGAGAAATAGCTGTATTACTAATGAACAAGGCTTTAggtcagcaaaaataaatgaggctAGATCTATACAGATCTTGACTTTCTGAACCTTGTGAATACTTCAAAATTTTTCAGCACTACCTTAATCAAGATCAGTTTTACAGATACCTAATATATGCAAGTTTGGGGATGTGGTTGGGTCAGTGGGGTGAAGAGATTGGCTCTGAAAAAAATGTAGTCTGGttacacattaaaagatgcttcagTATATTTTAAGTGCTACATATATGATACAGATAATAAAGATCAAGGAGGAGTTCAGTGAGCAGAAGTTTATTGTGGGCTTGAATGGTGGTGGCAGAGGGAGTTCTGGTGATAATGGATACTTTAAACACCAACAAACCATATTAATATCCAATGTAAGCTACTCTGAGACTATTCTCAAGGTTATGGACGTACCACTGACAACTACTATTTTCAGGATAAACACCAACTATGTATCATAATCGTACACAAAGTTTACatacttataaaattaaaatacagaagaaaatgtacttttgatattttaaaatgtcatttcaaattcattaaaaatacatatacaatttGACCTAACAACtacacttctaggaatttatcctaaaaaaaaaggcaagttttTACAGTAACTTCTTTTTAGGGATGCATTCCCTCgtgcatgtgtgtacacacatagtACAATTAATTCAACATTTTCCATCCTTAAAACAAGCATAAAATTCATCTAGTATAAAAGGTTTAATTTGATCAGAACCAGATACGCACTATTTAAAGAAATTCACTTACCTACAGGACTGGAGAAAATAAAGCACAGAGGGTATGAAACTCTTCCATCATCATGTTGATACTTATAACTATACACAATGAAGGTTTTTCTCAAGTTAAAGAAACTAAAACTATTTCTCTATTTCAGACAAGTACTTATCAACAAAGTTCTGAAGGACAGCACATGCCTGCCGAGCCAGTGAGTGGCAAATTTCTATCCTATTCGTTTAGGTCACACTTTCATTATTCATTATCTTGCCACAAAATTATAAATGGGCCCCAAAGACAATCATAAAATCATATACTCtcacaaataaatttattaaaagtatAGACTtaatatggatttttttctttttattatatgcaACAATAAAAGGAATTTAAATAAACAATATCCATCAACTTTTTGGGCCTTTTCCAGTATGTACATACATTTTAATTTGGTCGTAACCATGGtgtagggcttcctaggtagcaccAGTGGTaacaaacccacctgccaatgcaggagacatgagctacggattcaatctctgggttgggaagatcccctggaggagggcatggaaacccactccagtattcttgcctggagaatcccatggacaaaggagcctagtgaggcatggtctatggggttgcaaagagtcagacatgacagaagcaacttagcatgcatggtgtagaagaaaattttataaaaaaatgtaccttaaaagttgaacaaatgaacttcataaataaaattgtgaccagtaaaaaaaaaatctttttaaagcacTAAGAAAAGGATATCGAGGTTGTCGCTCAGGTAGTTCATCTTTAAGTTCATCTGGTGAAATGCCCTAGCACCATAAAGAAAACAACTTTTAACCATTTTCTTATCCATAGATTCTTAAGAGATATACTGAGGACCCATTCTACTAATAGGTGTAAATTCATAACTTTATAAAGCATCATAACATTTTATCTTACTAAACTGTACATAAGCTGAGGTTATTAAAACCTCAATTCAATGAAAGCCCACCCCAACCCACTCAGCTTAGCTCTGTTAATTAACAAAACATGGGGTTGAGAGGCAGCATAGTCTATGCTCATGTTCCAACTGTCAGGAAATACTGAGTGAGATAAACCAACCCCTCAGAGCAAACAACAGTATCTGATTCAGGgggaaaaagttaatttctttTCACTCTAAATTGGTTACTTAACTTGACAATCTAAATACTCAGGCTACAGGGTTTTAGTTTGTAATTACTGGCCAACCAACTTAGAAGCAAGTTTTTACCAGACATATAGCCCTAACTTCTACTGCTTATGACCTGGATCTCATTAATGCTTTATTGAAGGTGATTATATTAGCAAGACAATCCACTACATAATAATTAACATGTGCTTTTCATGAATAATGAACATATACAATGGTTTAGAACTAACTTTAGAAGTACATGTTACTAATGTTACATCTTTTGGGTGATAATAATTACTTAACTATAAAGCTGTACTTAGCTGTTCAAACAAACCTCAAGCTCTTCATCCAGCACCACCAGGCGTTTATCCTTATCAattttcactaaaataaaaatataatatgagTAAACTGTGATTCATGACATTGATCTACCCAACCCGCAGATTCCTAGCTCTTTTATTGGtatctaaaattaaaacatgaagaaacacaagcataCAATTCATTTGCAGTTTTAGTTTAAGGTCTGTTAGCTAGCTTTGCTTTTCAAGCAGTCAGCGTTTAAAAACTTTTACCCATAATTCCCAGCACCTAATTTGCTTATTTAGAACTTTATGTCAACTCCTTACATTTACTGTGTATATAAAGAATTTTGCAATTCAAACCCAACCTCTTGGGTGATTAGTAAAGGTCTGAAAAGGTCACTGTGACTGAGACTGGCTTATTGAACGTGGTTAGAAAGTGGTTAGAACTACAAGCGAAAAGTGGACAAGGGTCAGGAGAGAACAATCATCAGGTTCCCAGCTTCTCAAGAGTCAGGATTTCATGGTGCAGGATGAGTACTGAGAAAGTGAATTACCAAAGAGCAGTGATCTCTCTACTCAAATACATGTAACATAATCTGAAGCCAAACTCAAATATGTTTAGATAACCTAAgcctctattcttttccattacccTGAAAGTTACCATTTTTGATTCTGCACTAGCTTCATAGTAAATCCTGTAAGACACGATATGATCTCAAATAGGTTTACTCTTTGTGGTAAAATGGCACTGACACACTTTGTCACTTCTAAGAACTGTATGCCTGCATTGTAGTATTTGTTTGTAAAAGAATCATTATTCAACAAGCTGTCACTGCCTCACTAATTCACATCTTCCAGATGTATCTGTTAGTATATATAGTTTTACATTCTCACTCCCTCATTCTTCATCTTTCTAAATCATTACCCACATATTAAATATTACCTAAAAATGCAAActgaaaggcaatggcaacccactccaatactcttgcctggcaaatcccatggaccctggtaggctgcagtccatggggtcactaggagtcggacacaactgagcgactttactttcacttttcagtttcatgcattggagaaggaaacggcaacccactccagtgttctagcctggagaatcccagggacgggggagcctggaggatgccgtctctggggtcgcacagagtcggacacgactgaagcgacttagcagcagcagcagcatgaatacAAAAGAAATCTATATAACATCACATGCAGTTCACACTGGAAGAGGCAATATGCAAATCACTCTTTCCATTATCAAAAGTCAATGACACTTAAAAGTATTCTCCGTGAAACCAGAATTCAAGTCTAGAAGTAAGACCTCAAATCACGTTGAACACAATGCTGAACTTTATCACTTTATGTGTGGACAAAGGTTTCTGCTTGAGGATGAATGGCCAGGCTGTTTTTGTCCCCAGATAAGTTAAAGGATGGAACTGGATGGGGCACTACAAATGACCAAGTGCCCAAGAAGACGATCATCTTCTCCAGAGCTGTGTAGGCAGTGAGGGGGAGGTGAAACACTCTGCCTCTGTTCTCTGACAATAACTCTTACTTACTTTTTAAAGTGACCTAACAGGCTTGGGGGGTGAGGGGCTGGGTAGGGGGAACAGGGTTGGGAATTAAAACAGGAGATAAATTACTTTCTAAAGGTTCAGGTTATTGGATGCAGCTATAGGATAAAAGGATAAAaccaaactaagatcatggaatggAGACAATCATGTTTAGCTTACTTATAATAGCAgcattgtttgtttctttgcgAAAACGAAACTTTCTCAGCTTTTCCACTAAATCTTCAGCAACATCACAAACCACCAAAGACTcactctagaaaagaaaaaaaatcatgttatcAAATGCCATGACTCCAACATATATGTACACCTTAAAGCTATAAAACCTAATACCTTTAAGAAGGTATATGGACATCTACAAATGTCGTAATGTATTAACATGAAACACATGAACGCTTAAAGGGCTTTTAAATCTACCAAGCCTTGCGTTGGCATCATTAAATTATTCACATTTGTTCATCTTATATGTAGGGTATACTTTAACTTCCTCTTCGACCACTAAATATCTCAAAGAACTAGATATATACTAACGTGCAATTTcatcagaactggagaggaaagaaagaatataggAAGTCAAGGATCACGGCTGTTaggaaatataatattttttactaTGCAGGAAGAACAGGAaaatcattttattgcacttaaGAATTAATAAGGCTTTAGTTCATTTTTGAGTTCAGCACAACTATGGAAAACTAAAACTAagcaaaagaatggaaaataaaccAGAAGAGTAAAGACCAACTACTATTTTATGTCTTAAATGACTATGGGAATCAAAAAAGGGAGCTATTAAGAAATGTGAAAGCAAAAGCAgatgaaacaaatattaaaaactcaaaagaaccttttataaattatgaaaaaatattaagagaCTCTCCTCCAAAAATCTGACAAGGAAAAGCACTGTTCAGTTGGCGTTAGGGTCAGGTGGTACAAATGAATTATTGATTGCAAGCAGGAAGATGGAAATCTTTTTCCTTAATGTATAACAGTTCAAACACatagaaaattagagaaattttGTGAAATCTTATGCACTTAACACTCAGCTTCAACCATTATCAACACATAGCTAATCTTATCTCATCCAAAACCTTCAATACTGCTCCCATGGACCATCACACAGCAAAGGTCAATAATCATTTTACCTacaaatattttaatgcatattaataaaatgatatGTGCCACTGAAAACACAATCatcaccagttcagttcactcggtcgtgtccaactcttcacgaccccatggactgcagcacgccaggcctcaatgtccatcaccaactcctgaagtttacttaaactcatgtccattgagtcggtgatgccatccaaccatctcatcctctgtcttccccttctcctcccgccttcaatctttccctgcatcaggggcttttcaaatgagtcagttcttcgcatcaggtggccaaagtattggagtttcagctgtgagagtgctgcactcaatatgccagcaacctcagcagtggccacaggactggaaaaggtcagttttcatttcaatccctaagaaaggcaatgccaaggaatgctcaaactaccacacaattgcactcatctcacacgctagcaaagtaatgctcaaaattctccaaaccaggcttcaacagtacgtgaactgtgaagttacagatgtttaagctggatttag is a window of Ovis canadensis isolate MfBH-ARS-UI-01 breed Bighorn chromosome 7, ARS-UI_OviCan_v2, whole genome shotgun sequence DNA encoding:
- the GMFB gene encoding glia maturation factor beta encodes the protein MSESLVVCDVAEDLVEKLRKFRFRKETNNAAIIMKIDKDKRLVVLDEELEGISPDELKDELPERQPRFIVYSYKYQHDDGRVSYPLCFIFSSPVGCKPEQQMMYAGSKNKLVQTAELTKVFEIRNTEDLTEEWLREKLGFFH